A portion of the uncultured Bacteroides sp. genome contains these proteins:
- a CDS encoding TolC family protein, with the protein MKKIHIFLLLMLSSGVQAQNLLTPENAVNIALKNNFDILVARNDADIAKINNTKGNAGMLPTINVNGSGDYSIDNVKQKLSSGTENKYNPQRSSLFTANAELSWTLFDGGKMFVTKSKLAEMESLGELQFQSQVLETMYNVIAAYYDIVKQKQQLKSMNEAISYNKERVIIAQTGFTAGSLAKTELLQAKIDLNVAMENAINQQYTISEAQKTLNSILGQEATATFEVSDSIPLLSIPDKEELLLKLNSSNASILSFQKQIEVARLTLKETQKGYSPILSFKGGYYLSKTSNSEGSTLRNRSYGPQIGGTLSIPLYNGGETKRKISVAKKELQSAQYDLENIKLQVNVELQNALTDFENQQHLLQIEKDNNLLSKENMEISLQRLRLGQTTSLEVHQAQENFVQSSTRLVNFEYNLKIAETKLKQLISSL; encoded by the coding sequence ATGAAAAAGATCCATATATTCCTTTTACTAATGTTGTCTTCCGGTGTTCAAGCGCAGAATTTGCTGACTCCGGAGAATGCGGTAAACATTGCACTAAAGAATAACTTTGATATATTAGTTGCCCGCAACGATGCAGATATAGCTAAAATAAATAATACAAAAGGTAATGCAGGCATGTTGCCTACCATCAACGTAAACGGTTCCGGAGACTATAGCATTGATAATGTCAAGCAAAAGCTTTCCAGCGGAACCGAAAACAAATACAACCCACAAAGAAGTAGTTTATTCACTGCTAACGCAGAGCTTTCCTGGACATTGTTTGATGGAGGAAAAATGTTCGTCACCAAAAGTAAGCTGGCAGAGATGGAGTCTCTTGGCGAACTTCAGTTTCAATCTCAGGTTTTGGAGACGATGTACAATGTTATTGCTGCTTACTACGACATTGTAAAACAAAAGCAGCAATTGAAATCTATGAATGAAGCCATTAGCTACAATAAAGAACGTGTCATCATAGCACAAACAGGTTTCACTGCCGGTTCGTTGGCAAAGACAGAATTACTTCAGGCAAAAATAGATTTGAATGTCGCTATGGAGAATGCCATCAACCAACAATATACGATTAGTGAGGCGCAGAAAACGTTAAACAGTATATTAGGACAAGAAGCAACTGCTACCTTTGAAGTCTCCGATTCCATACCACTTTTATCTATCCCTGATAAAGAAGAGTTACTCCTAAAGTTGAATTCATCCAATGCCAGCATCTTGTCTTTTCAGAAACAAATAGAGGTTGCCCGGCTAACATTGAAAGAAACTCAAAAAGGCTACTCCCCCATACTCAGTTTTAAAGGAGGATATTATTTGTCGAAAACCTCAAACTCCGAAGGCTCTACGCTGAGAAATCGTTCTTATGGTCCGCAAATAGGAGGAACTCTTTCTATTCCTCTTTATAATGGCGGAGAGACTAAACGGAAGATTTCTGTAGCAAAAAAGGAGCTGCAATCGGCGCAGTATGATTTAGAGAACATAAAATTGCAAGTGAATGTCGAACTACAGAATGCCCTCACAGATTTTGAGAATCAGCAGCACTTGCTTCAGATAGAAAAAGATAATAATCTGCTGTCCAAGGAGAATATGGAGATCAGCTTGCAACGTTTACGGCTAGGTCAAACTACTTCACTTGAAGTTCATCAAGCTCAAGAGAATTTTGTGCAATCTTCTACCCGCCTTGTCAACTTTGAATACAATCTAAAAATAGCAGAGACAAAACTAAAACAGTTGATTTCTTCTTTGTGA
- a CDS encoding glycoside hydrolase family 9 protein gives MTKDYRLGVVASLTGVAICLLLSACSSKTSRLGSAQLVLNDSSYFEAPGLNVMVFSNSYDGMFDDSKMAGVEIVHHGLRTVTNGDVRLNPTPGQWDLHPTLLERKVDRKNNLIIAQLKYDDLNFTYQIHGQLGDGGIYVSVWVDQPIPESLVGIAGLNIEFTPMPYFGHTYIMDGKAREIPQYPDGRMIAQKTGETEPTPIAIGKKFDIAPDDAERHITVSSAEQELMFYDGRNKAQNGWFVLRSLLPAGKSGKILEWHISAETIPGWIRKPNIGHSQVGYCPAQPKIAVVELDKNDKERYDVSLLKVNENGSTDVVLKGKPVEWGRWQRYNYVTFDFSSVTKPGVYQLSYGDQTTMAFPIADDVYQRAWHNTLDVFLPVQMDHMFVREAYRVWHGAAHLDDALQAPVNYSHWDGWRQGPVTGNKYRPMEHIPGLNVGGWFDAGDFDIQTPSQHAVVNALVQVWEQFGETRDATLIDQANRYVEIHLSDSKPDVLQQIEHGALQLVAQVKAVGYALQGINESHLWQYRHLGDAVNKTNNQVYKGKPETQMYHARAKERPYNDNSEAFDDRFAFTTRASYLDYGSATALAGAARALKGYNDALAKECLNAAKKLFGDQQQNPTSPKDERGSGFARFGGTGEAYAAFELWRATNDPAYKAILDKKLPEMLNKFAFNVPILTAMLPYMGNDFKKNLEPKVADYVETVLEKSYQSTPFGVNVSRYTWAGNNQIIGQASIACLLHKFYPKLVDTKYIFAGLSYLYGTHPDTNISFVSGVGAHNKKVAYGNNRADFAFIPGGVVPGIRLLNPDLPENRSDYPFIWSENEYVIDIAANYIFYVIAVNHLISDTQ, from the coding sequence ATGACTAAAGATTATAGGTTAGGTGTTGTTGCGAGTCTGACGGGAGTGGCGATTTGTCTGCTCTTGTCGGCTTGTTCAAGTAAAACCTCAAGATTAGGCTCGGCGCAACTGGTGTTGAATGACTCCAGTTACTTCGAGGCACCCGGACTGAATGTTATGGTCTTCAGCAATTCGTACGACGGGATGTTCGACGATTCCAAAATGGCTGGCGTCGAAATCGTACATCACGGTCTACGCACGGTCACGAACGGCGATGTACGTCTGAATCCGACACCCGGACAATGGGATTTGCACCCCACACTGCTCGAAAGAAAAGTGGACAGGAAGAATAATCTCATCATCGCGCAACTGAAATACGATGATCTGAACTTCACTTATCAGATACATGGACAGCTGGGTGATGGTGGCATCTATGTCAGCGTATGGGTAGATCAGCCGATTCCCGAGTCTCTGGTGGGGATAGCAGGTTTGAATATTGAATTTACCCCTATGCCTTATTTTGGTCACACCTACATCATGGACGGCAAGGCGAGAGAGATACCTCAGTATCCGGACGGCAGGATGATTGCCCAGAAGACGGGCGAGACGGAACCGACCCCTATCGCCATAGGAAAGAAATTTGATATTGCTCCCGATGACGCCGAAAGACACATCACGGTGAGCAGCGCCGAACAGGAGTTGATGTTCTACGATGGCCGGAACAAGGCCCAGAACGGGTGGTTCGTGTTACGCAGCCTGCTTCCCGCAGGAAAGTCGGGTAAGATACTGGAGTGGCATATCAGCGCGGAAACCATACCGGGCTGGATTCGCAAACCCAATATCGGGCATTCGCAGGTAGGCTACTGTCCCGCACAGCCAAAGATAGCCGTCGTTGAGCTGGATAAGAACGACAAGGAGCGGTACGATGTATCGCTGCTGAAAGTGAACGAGAATGGTTCAACCGATGTCGTGTTGAAAGGCAAACCCGTGGAATGGGGTCGTTGGCAACGGTACAACTACGTGACGTTCGATTTCTCGTCTGTCACCAAACCGGGAGTTTACCAACTGTCTTATGGTGACCAGACCACTATGGCGTTTCCTATTGCGGACGATGTCTATCAACGTGCGTGGCACAATACGCTCGACGTCTTCTTACCGGTACAAATGGACCACATGTTTGTCCGCGAAGCTTACCGAGTTTGGCACGGAGCAGCCCATCTGGACGATGCGCTGCAAGCCCCTGTCAACTACTCGCATTGGGACGGGTGGCGGCAAGGCCCCGTTACCGGAAACAAGTATCGGCCTATGGAGCATATCCCGGGACTGAACGTCGGCGGATGGTTCGATGCAGGTGACTTCGACATCCAAACACCTTCGCAGCATGCGGTGGTTAACGCGCTGGTGCAAGTCTGGGAACAGTTCGGCGAAACGCGTGACGCGACACTCATTGACCAAGCAAACCGTTACGTGGAAATCCATTTGTCTGACAGCAAGCCTGACGTGTTGCAGCAGATTGAACATGGAGCGCTGCAATTGGTGGCGCAGGTGAAAGCCGTGGGCTATGCCCTGCAAGGCATCAACGAATCGCACCTCTGGCAATACCGGCATTTGGGCGATGCGGTGAACAAGACCAATAATCAGGTCTATAAGGGAAAACCCGAAACGCAAATGTATCATGCACGCGCCAAAGAACGTCCGTACAACGACAACAGCGAAGCGTTCGACGACCGTTTTGCCTTTACCACGCGCGCCTCATATCTTGATTATGGTTCCGCCACGGCGCTTGCCGGAGCCGCGCGCGCCCTGAAAGGCTATAACGACGCCTTAGCGAAAGAATGCCTGAATGCGGCGAAGAAGCTTTTCGGCGATCAGCAACAAAACCCTACTTCGCCGAAAGATGAGCGTGGAAGCGGATTCGCACGGTTTGGAGGGACGGGGGAAGCGTATGCCGCCTTTGAACTATGGCGTGCCACGAATGATCCGGCCTACAAGGCCATATTGGACAAGAAACTACCCGAAATGCTGAATAAATTCGCTTTCAATGTCCCGATATTGACAGCTATGTTACCGTACATGGGAAATGACTTCAAGAAAAATCTTGAGCCTAAGGTGGCGGATTATGTGGAGACTGTGCTGGAGAAGAGCTATCAGTCCACACCTTTTGGCGTCAACGTCAGTAGATATACTTGGGCAGGCAACAATCAGATTATCGGGCAGGCCAGCATTGCCTGTCTTTTGCACAAGTTCTATCCCAAACTGGTGGACACCAAATACATCTTTGCCGGATTGAGTTATCTGTACGGCACCCATCCTGACACGAACATTTCGTTCGTTTCGGGTGTGGGAGCGCATAACAAGAAGGTGGCTTACGGAAATAATCGCGCAGACTTCGCTTTCATCCCGGGTGGAGTTGTCCCTGGCATCCGGCTACTCAATCCCGATTTGCCCGAGAACCGTAGCGACTATCCGTTTATCTGGAGTGAGAATGAATATGTCATAGACATCGCAGCCAATTATATTTTCTATGTCATCGCTGTCAATCATCTAATAAGTGATACACAATAA
- a CDS encoding efflux RND transporter permease subunit, with translation MIISDIALKRPIGSIVLSLIIILMGVVGFNFLGVRLYPAIDPPVITVQTSYTGANAEIIESQITEPLEKSINGIEGVKSITSQSSIGTSSITVEFNLGTDLEKAANDVRDKVSQATRTLPQDIDAQPTVTKADADSDPIIMLTAQSSVMSPIELSDYAENVLQEKLQTIPGVSSVSIYGQQKPSMRLWLNPDKMVAYNLTASDVKTALTNENVEMPGGKIRGNATELTIKTHGRLTTEEDFNNLIVKQTDSQVVRFRDIGEAVLEAQSEESASTVNGTTGVMLNLIPLPGANDIQIADEFYKRLDQIKETMPKGTDLSVARDKSIFVRESVKDVVETLAVAIFLVVIIIFLFFRNWIIALRPLIDIPVSLIGTFFIMYTFGFSINVLTLLGIVLATGLVVDDGIVVTENIFKRIEQGMDKHKAALEGTREIFFAVISTSLTLAIVFIPVIFLEGFTGRLFREFGIVVSSAVLISALVSLTLTPVLNVMLGGSTSHHSKFYKASEPFFVGMEKGYGRILSFFIKNRWVAFAILGFCLVLIFSLSRTLKSELAPLEDHSYVRTSITAPEGSEFSTTQHIIDKVAKVTMDSIPDAKYVLARYGGGRDASANSGFVIAFLSEPSERKASQQKIYDKLSKIYAGIPDAKIIPSQEPTISTSNSRGLPVQFVLQNLDFEKLRTVLPKFLEEAQNSPVFSNVDVNLKFNKPELNITVDRLKANSLGVSEKEVSNTLNLAYSGSRYDYFLRNNKQYYVIGQVDREDRNVPADISSLYVRSSSGDMIQLDNLVKVEENSNPPVLYHYNRYKSATVSANLANGKTLGEGIAEMQRISDKLLDKSFNTALSGSSRDFSESSSNISFALILALLLIYLILAAQFESFIDPFIIMLTVPMAIAGAMLSLWICGQTLNIFSEIGVIMLIGIVTKNGILIVEFANQKRKLGMNKRVAAFEAASARFRPIVMTSLATLFGVLPIALALGSGAQSRSPLGTVVVGGLLFSLILTLFIIPVTYIAISSKNKK, from the coding sequence ATGATAATCTCTGATATTGCTTTAAAAAGACCTATAGGTTCTATTGTGCTGAGTCTGATTATCATACTTATGGGTGTAGTGGGGTTTAATTTTCTAGGAGTTCGGCTTTATCCGGCTATTGATCCTCCGGTGATTACAGTACAGACATCTTACACGGGAGCCAATGCCGAAATTATAGAATCACAGATAACCGAGCCGCTAGAGAAGTCCATAAACGGCATTGAAGGAGTGAAATCTATTACTTCTCAGTCGTCTATAGGTACCAGTAGCATTACGGTCGAATTCAATCTGGGAACAGATTTGGAAAAAGCGGCGAATGATGTTCGTGATAAGGTTTCACAAGCTACCAGAACTCTGCCACAGGATATTGATGCACAACCCACCGTGACAAAAGCAGATGCCGATAGTGATCCAATTATTATGCTAACTGCTCAAAGCAGTGTAATGAGCCCTATAGAATTGAGTGATTATGCCGAAAATGTGTTGCAGGAGAAACTACAGACCATTCCCGGTGTCAGCTCGGTTTCCATCTACGGGCAACAGAAGCCATCTATGCGTTTATGGCTGAATCCTGATAAGATGGTTGCCTACAATCTCACCGCATCCGATGTTAAAACGGCTCTTACTAACGAAAATGTCGAAATGCCGGGAGGAAAAATACGTGGAAATGCAACAGAACTTACAATAAAAACTCATGGGCGATTGACCACAGAAGAAGATTTCAACAATCTTATCGTGAAGCAAACAGATAGTCAGGTGGTTCGTTTTCGTGACATTGGAGAAGCTGTATTGGAAGCTCAAAGTGAAGAATCTGCTTCAACAGTGAATGGCACTACAGGCGTGATGTTAAACTTGATTCCTCTGCCGGGAGCAAATGATATTCAAATAGCCGATGAATTCTACAAACGCTTAGATCAGATAAAAGAAACGATGCCCAAAGGAACAGACTTAAGCGTAGCCCGTGATAAATCGATCTTTGTACGGGAGTCGGTTAAAGATGTGGTAGAAACTCTGGCTGTTGCCATTTTTCTGGTGGTCATTATTATTTTCCTGTTTTTCAGAAACTGGATTATCGCTTTACGTCCACTTATTGACATTCCGGTTTCACTCATTGGAACCTTTTTCATCATGTACACTTTCGGCTTTTCCATTAATGTGCTGACGCTTCTCGGTATCGTACTGGCCACGGGGCTTGTTGTGGATGACGGTATTGTGGTGACCGAAAACATTTTCAAGAGAATAGAACAGGGGATGGATAAGCACAAGGCAGCCTTAGAAGGTACGCGTGAAATCTTTTTTGCTGTCATCTCAACATCTCTGACCCTGGCCATCGTCTTTATTCCCGTAATTTTCCTTGAAGGATTTACCGGCCGTCTGTTTCGGGAATTCGGGATTGTGGTATCCAGTGCGGTGCTAATTTCAGCTCTGGTTTCTTTGACCTTGACCCCGGTGCTGAATGTTATGTTGGGCGGTTCCACTTCTCATCATTCCAAGTTCTACAAGGCCAGTGAACCATTCTTTGTAGGCATGGAAAAAGGATACGGACGAATATTGAGTTTCTTCATTAAAAACAGATGGGTAGCATTCGCTATTCTGGGATTTTGTTTGGTGCTTATTTTTTCTTTGTCTAGAACATTAAAATCAGAGTTGGCTCCACTAGAAGATCATAGCTATGTTAGAACTTCTATCACAGCCCCCGAAGGGAGCGAATTTAGCACGACTCAGCATATAATAGATAAGGTTGCTAAAGTGACCATGGATTCAATTCCGGATGCAAAGTATGTGCTTGCCAGATATGGAGGAGGTCGTGACGCAAGTGCCAATTCAGGATTTGTTATTGCTTTCCTTTCAGAGCCTTCCGAAAGAAAGGCCTCTCAACAAAAAATCTACGATAAGTTGTCGAAGATCTACGCTGGTATTCCGGATGCAAAGATCATTCCGAGTCAGGAACCAACTATCTCCACATCAAACTCCAGAGGATTGCCTGTGCAGTTTGTATTGCAGAATCTCGACTTTGAAAAGTTACGTACGGTATTGCCTAAATTTCTGGAAGAAGCACAGAACAGTCCCGTGTTTAGTAATGTAGATGTGAATTTGAAGTTTAATAAACCGGAGTTGAACATTACCGTCGACAGATTAAAAGCGAATAGTTTGGGAGTCAGTGAGAAGGAGGTCTCGAATACATTAAATTTGGCCTATAGTGGAAGCCGTTATGACTATTTCCTAAGAAATAACAAGCAATATTATGTCATTGGGCAAGTTGACAGAGAAGATCGAAATGTGCCTGCTGATATCTCTTCTTTATATGTAAGATCAAGTTCCGGAGATATGATACAACTCGACAACCTTGTAAAAGTAGAAGAAAACAGCAACCCACCCGTATTGTATCATTACAATCGCTACAAGTCCGCTACTGTTTCAGCAAATCTCGCTAATGGAAAGACATTGGGAGAAGGAATTGCTGAAATGCAAAGGATATCAGATAAGCTGTTAGATAAGTCATTCAACACAGCTTTATCAGGATCATCCAGAGACTTTTCCGAGAGCAGTTCAAACATTTCTTTTGCTTTAATATTAGCTTTATTATTGATCTATTTAATTCTCGCAGCTCAGTTTGAAAGCTTTATTGACCCATTCATCATCATGCTCACCGTGCCCATGGCTATTGCCGGCGCAATGCTTTCGCTATGGATATGTGGACAAACGCTAAACATTTTCTCTGAAATCGGGGTGATTATGCTTATTGGAATTGTGACAAAAAATGGTATTCTGATTGTGGAGTTTGCCAATCAAAAGCGTAAGTTGGGCATGAACAAAAGAGTTGCTGCATTTGAAGCAGCCTCAGCTCGTTTTCGTCCTATCGTTATGACCTCATTGGCTACCCTTTTCGGAGTTTTGCCCATTGCCCTAGCTCTGGGATCTGGAGCTCAAAGCCGTTCTCCTCTGGGTACAGTCGTTGTAGGGGGACTATTGTTCTCACTTATACTTACCCTATTTATCATTCCTGTAACTTATATCGCCATATCAAGTAAAAACAAGAAATAA
- a CDS encoding LytTR family DNA-binding domain-containing protein yields MTLSCIIIEDEPLAAEKLNNFIAQVPMLKPEGSFDNALEGLQFLKTHTIDLLFLDIQMEKITGIQLLENLSLKPYVIITSAYSDYALKGYEFGVFDYLLKPYSFERFLAAVNKVFEDVKLKKGSDSESNGSQIFIKTEYRRENVHLDDILYIEGMQGYLKIYLPGRKILTKQSIKGMLEQLPEDQFIQVHKSYVVALSKIESIERNRIKISDKLIPVGDLYKKRFYERIENQHPIS; encoded by the coding sequence ATGACGTTATCGTGCATTATCATTGAAGACGAGCCATTGGCAGCAGAGAAACTGAACAATTTCATTGCACAAGTGCCCATGCTTAAACCGGAAGGTTCTTTTGATAACGCTCTAGAGGGATTACAATTCCTGAAAACTCATACCATAGATTTGCTTTTTCTTGATATCCAGATGGAAAAGATCACAGGCATTCAGCTGCTTGAGAATCTGTCTTTGAAACCCTATGTAATCATTACATCTGCTTATTCAGACTATGCATTAAAAGGGTATGAATTTGGCGTCTTTGATTATTTACTCAAACCTTACTCTTTTGAACGTTTTCTGGCAGCGGTTAATAAAGTCTTTGAAGACGTAAAATTGAAGAAAGGCTCTGATAGCGAGAGCAATGGATCACAAATCTTCATTAAAACAGAATATCGTCGTGAGAATGTACATCTTGACGATATTCTCTATATAGAAGGGATGCAAGGTTATCTAAAGATTTACCTTCCCGGTAGGAAGATCTTGACCAAGCAAAGCATAAAGGGTATGTTGGAACAACTGCCTGAAGATCAATTCATTCAAGTTCATAAATCCTATGTTGTGGCTCTATCCAAAATAGAATCCATTGAGCGAAACCGCATTAAGATTTCCGATAAGCTGATTCCTGTAGGAGACTTATACAAGAAACGTTTTTATGAAAGAATAGAAAACCAGCATCCTATATCATAA
- a CDS encoding histidine kinase, whose protein sequence is MKYILKALIHTLFWLVYLLFSLVMEVVPSREILGTLQNLTPQFYVNFIWATIIFYVSYYWLIRYFEKRQLVKYLILSITLSVVVSAIFLLLSRLLLSSFNLFDYHIFLLPMIGSFIIAQCGCLVRGFENWFANIQVKSEIENKNLKNELKLLKLQINPHFLFNTLNNIDCLIYKSPKDASKMLITLSEMLRYMIYETGTDVVPLQKEIDYLTSYIQLQQLRVKDNDYVKFSFPQQDVSDRQIAPMLFISFVENAFKHSCHAELMPVINTNIHLDGNTLKFSCANYFDAESTSKSDIQSGVGLENVRRRLVLLYPGRHDLQITKKSNIFSVELTINL, encoded by the coding sequence ATGAAATATATCCTAAAAGCGCTTATCCATACTTTGTTCTGGTTGGTTTACCTACTGTTTTCTCTGGTAATGGAAGTTGTGCCAAGCAGGGAGATATTAGGCACATTGCAGAATCTGACTCCCCAATTTTACGTGAACTTTATCTGGGCAACTATTATTTTTTATGTTTCCTATTATTGGCTGATACGTTACTTTGAGAAAAGGCAACTTGTGAAGTATTTGATTTTATCTATTACGCTAAGTGTAGTTGTTTCAGCCATCTTTCTGCTACTTTCCAGACTTCTTCTTTCTAGCTTCAACTTGTTTGATTATCATATATTTTTGCTACCGATGATTGGTTCCTTCATTATTGCTCAATGCGGTTGCCTGGTGAGAGGTTTTGAAAACTGGTTTGCCAACATTCAAGTGAAATCAGAGATTGAAAACAAGAACCTGAAAAATGAACTTAAGCTACTTAAACTGCAAATCAACCCTCATTTCCTCTTCAATACACTCAACAATATCGATTGTCTGATCTATAAATCGCCAAAAGATGCTTCTAAAATGCTTATCACTTTATCTGAGATGCTTCGATATATGATCTATGAGACCGGAACGGATGTTGTGCCGTTACAAAAGGAAATCGATTACCTCACTAGTTACATACAACTTCAGCAATTGCGCGTAAAGGACAATGATTACGTAAAGTTCTCTTTTCCGCAGCAGGATGTTAGCGACAGACAAATAGCCCCGATGTTGTTTATCTCTTTTGTTGAAAATGCCTTTAAACATTCGTGCCATGCAGAGCTGATGCCGGTTATCAACACGAACATCCACTTGGATGGAAACACGTTGAAGTTCAGCTGCGCAAATTACTTTGACGCTGAGAGTACGTCGAAATCGGATATTCAATCGGGTGTTGGACTTGAAAATGTAAGAAGACGACTTGTTTTGCTGTATCCGGGGAGACATGATTTGCAAATAACTAAAAAATCAAATATCTTTAGCGTTGAATTAACTATTAACCTATGA
- a CDS encoding efflux RND transporter periplasmic adaptor subunit: MKKKINILIAVVLLLLTAFFIKVGFLSSGDKKQDSREKAQKKVDAFIVTPSSLISEITVTGALAAYDEVELKNEVAGRVVKLNLPEGKFVRKGTLLVKLYDDDLQAALKKLESQLAIQKRIFQRQSELIKVSGISQTDYDQTILELNTIKAEIAEQKALIRKTEVQAPFDGTIGLRNISIGAVVSSSTLLATIRTSNKIKLDFDVPEKYGSKITTGMKVDFTMSDDNRLYSATVTATEQGIDSATRNLKVRALISTSSKELIPGAFANVQLQFGENTHALMIPTQAIIPQEGDKMIIVARKGEAHFVKIKTGIRKSSKIEVTEGVEAGDTIITSGLLFLKEKSKLSYSTITKES; this comes from the coding sequence ATGAAAAAGAAAATAAATATATTGATTGCTGTTGTGCTTTTGCTGTTAACTGCTTTTTTTATCAAAGTAGGATTTCTAAGCTCAGGAGATAAGAAACAAGACTCAAGAGAGAAAGCTCAAAAGAAGGTGGATGCATTCATCGTGACTCCTTCTTCACTTATCTCGGAGATTACGGTGACGGGGGCGTTGGCTGCTTATGATGAAGTAGAGTTAAAGAATGAAGTAGCCGGAAGAGTGGTAAAGCTCAACTTACCCGAAGGCAAATTTGTGCGAAAGGGAACACTGCTCGTGAAGCTCTATGATGATGATTTGCAGGCAGCCCTGAAAAAGTTGGAGTCACAACTGGCTATTCAAAAACGTATTTTTCAAAGGCAGTCCGAATTGATAAAAGTAAGCGGCATCAGTCAAACCGATTATGACCAGACCATTTTAGAGCTCAACACGATAAAGGCGGAGATAGCAGAACAGAAAGCATTGATTCGCAAAACGGAAGTACAAGCACCTTTTGATGGAACGATAGGTTTAAGAAATATTAGTATTGGTGCCGTCGTAAGTTCTTCTACTTTATTAGCGACTATACGGACGAGCAACAAAATAAAGTTAGATTTCGATGTGCCAGAGAAATATGGTTCAAAAATCACGACCGGCATGAAGGTTGATTTTACGATGTCCGACGACAATAGATTGTATAGTGCAACGGTAACAGCAACCGAACAAGGCATTGATAGCGCCACTCGTAATCTAAAAGTAAGAGCTTTGATAAGCACATCCTCTAAAGAGCTCATTCCGGGAGCTTTTGCTAATGTGCAATTGCAATTCGGAGAAAACACACACGCTCTAATGATTCCTACGCAAGCCATTATCCCACAAGAGGGAGATAAAATGATTATTGTGGCCCGGAAAGGAGAAGCGCATTTTGTGAAAATAAAAACAGGCATTCGCAAATCTTCAAAAATAGAAGTAACAGAAGGCGTTGAAGCCGGTGATACGATTATAACTTCAGGCTTACTCTTCTTGAAAGAGAAATCAAAACTATCCTATTCCACTATAACTAAAGAATCATGA